The segment TTCTCAATAATTGACAACAGCCTGTGCATCATATGTCACATATCCCACAAACGAAAGAACAAGGGAACaagaaaaacatgggaaaaaccTCAGGCTCCTTACACAATAAAGGCTATCtacaagattatttacaaaaaatgttgaacttATAAATGAGCACATCGGCTTTGCAGCTTtcataaatcattcaaaatgtTGAACATTGTATAGGTACTCTTATACCCTGTATAATAAATTGGTCTTTTGGAATCCCCAAATCCATTATAGCATGACATGCCATGGTATCTCATCATTAAATCCTTTGAGTTATTATGTATAATGTAGATTAAGTCTCCAGAACacggggcggcagtagctcagtcgatagggacttgacttgggaaccggagggtcggccattcaagtccccatccggactaaatatggagcgtggactggtggctggagaggtgccagttcacctccccTTGACCAGACCTCCCAACCACTCGGGGCGCCTGttcatgcccccccccccttcactctgacatctctccactttgtgcatgtataggtccagtttgtgcatgtgagtgtatttcagacctgtgtgttaatgtgtcacagtgaaaaaattgaatttccccctaaaaatatataaaaaattaaatacacttCTCTTCTGCTAAGTATTTCTTCAATGTCACCACCTCTCTTTGGCAGAGTAACTTTTTCAATGACCTGggacctttgtttttttttttgtaaaacagtcCATAGCATCTACACCTAATCTATGCTTCTTCcaaataaactataataaaCGACTgaaattgttaaattaaaattaaaagttttttattttctttggtgtcttttgtcatatacagatatgcaatgatgacTGTTGGGTAATATATGTTGATATCCAATGTCAAGTATATGATCATGTGACGGAACAATGTGTGCACAATAGCATGCATAGGGCCCCTCATAGTTAGGGTTAGTCTGTTTGCACTATAACAGGCTTGTAATTAATCAGTGGGCTCCAGTCCTTTCTTTTACAAGTAACAAAGAAAATCAATTTTGTCACTGGAGGTATTATTAACCAATGATGGAGCTGCTTGTTTAGCAGGGATAAGTCTCATGTGCAGCCCACACGATGGTCGGACTGTTAACTCCCTGTTCATTCATCAGCCGcatcccgtgtgtgtgtgtgtgtgtgtgtgtgtgtgtgtgtgtgtgtatgtgtgtgtgtgtgtgtgtacgtggaCTACGTCACCGCAGCCGTGCCTTTAAAAGCGGGTGGCAGCGTGTGAGGGCAGTCCTCAGCAGCACAGATCACACACCGCACATCTGCAGGCAGACAAGCCCCCAAactctctgctcctgtctgtCAGCCAAGCAGACTGCTTCCATGGGAAGGATTATTGTGTCATTTTGCCCAACATCCGAGGAGACATAAAGTCAAGCAATTCCACTTTCCTGGGTTAATTAATCgggtttttattggtttattgtCTCCGAGCAACGGTTACAAGATCGtcgggataaaaaaaaatgtaagtgGAGTCTTCTTTCTAATATTTTATCATTGTAGGCAAGATTAACAAGTTTATACTATTCATAtctgacgtttttttttttatcttcttttgGTTGAATCTCTGTCTTAAGGCAACTCAAAATCTTAAAGCTCTTCAAGGGACTCAAAATGCttatttaaattaacttaacatCATCTTATCCCACTTAAAGAGCTTGTTTTATTCAGAAGAATAAGTACAAAGAATAAAGATTATGATAATAAGCGTTAAAGCATGTGAGATAATTCAGCTTTCAAGGTGATGCTGTGGATTTCATGTCAGTATATTCATCTTGGGAGGAGGTGAAGAGATTGTCAAGTTAAGGAGAATTTAAGCGTAATTATTTGCATTTGTTTCAAGATGTGACTCCAGATCCCAAGTAAACTTTCATTATCAGCAACTCTCTATGAATTAAGTTGAATTACTATTCTTTTTAAAGGCATGTGGTTCCAGGATTTACCTTGTTTGTGGTTATTCCCTAAATGGGAGTGCCCCTGGGGGTCGTTGACTATAACGAGCCCTGGCATGACATGCTGGAAATGTGAGAATTTCTAAGTTCCAGGGGTTACCTCACTTTCCGAGTGCATTCCACATATTCTTCTAGCGGTGACATTGGTTTAATAAAACAAGTGATAGATGCTACTTCATAATGAAACCTAAGGAAACAACACACTAGGAGCAAAAGTGTAAAGCCATGACAACATGTAGGGATCCGAGGACACAATTAGCATTTCAGTGTCTGTATGGAAATTAGTGATCATAGTTAAATGTCAGCCTTGCCTTATATGCTATATATATTCAGTGCTTTGCTGCTTATACATTAACAGCAAATGTACCTCTGGGGATCAACATGTGGGAAGCTGTTGTGGCGACAGGCTTTCCGTCTTTGCTTTACTGGCTGTACATGAAACAAGTATTCTTTTAACGTTTTCGGCTATATTGTAATACCTATTTATTGATTTTGCTTTAAAGTGTTTATTAATCTGAATCTCATGGGTTGGACGCATTCAAAAACTAACAGTCTGgggttttatttgttgtgtcaTTGTTACCACTAGACCTTGAACTTCTTTGGGGTTAAAAACACGAAGAAGAAGGTTATAAAGAGCAATAAAACAACTTCTTATGTAATGTTTGATGCCCCCATTTGTAGCAGATCatttttaagttcatttttGGACACTCTTATTGACTTGCAGAGCCTCTCAGTTTACAGTAATGCAAGCAAGCTCTAAACACTCcaataaaatattcatacaATTCAGCATTTAGATTTTTCCGTCTATCAAAAGGTATTTGAGTCAGATCATTTTGCCCTAAACCTGACTTGCATCTGTGATCTTTGTCTCTACCCAGGATGAACAACAGAGACCGCTGGAGGGTGtacaagagggtgagtgtcatGTTTTTCCTGGCTGTGGTGACGCTGACTGTCGTCCAGAGAGGCACTATCAACATGGGGGCTCCCTTTGAGTTCGAGAGGCAGGCTCACATGGATGCCTCCGAGGGAGCGGAGCCTGGAGCCGCTCTGGACGTCAAAACTGACTTCTACCTGGGGATGAAAGGCTTCTGGAAGGCAAGCAAACGCCAACGCCACCCTGTGCCTAAAGCTCGGGCCAGCACGCAGCAGCCCAGGATCACCGAGGACAGCAGCCCCAGAACCTGGGATGTAACCAGCTCCAACTGCAGCGCCAACCTCAACCTCTCAAGTCAGGACTGGTTCAAGGGCCTGGAGGACAATTTCAAGCAGTTCATGCTTTATCAACACTGCCGTTACTTTCCCATGCTTCTCAACCACCCGGAGAAGTGCATGGGGGACGTGTATTTGCTTATGGTGGTAAAATCCGTGGCCACGCAGCATGACCGCAGGGAGGTCATCCGAAAAACGTGGGGCAAAGAGCGGGTGGTTGATGGCAAGAAGATAAAGACTCTCTTCCTTCTTGGAAAATCCTCCAGCGTGGCAGAGAAAGCGAACCACCAGAAGCTAGTGGAGTATGAGGACTACATCTACGGGGATATTCTCCAGTGGGACTTCCTGGATAGCTTCTTCAACCTCACACTTAAGGAGACTCACTTCCTCAAGTGGTTCCACATTTACTGCCCTAGCGTGCGTTACGTCTTCAAGGGGGACGATGACGTCTTTGTCAGCGTGGAGAACATCTTTGAGTATCTAGAAAGCAGCAACCATGGAAAGAACCTGTTTGTGGGGGATGTGATTTTCAAGGCTAAGCCCATTCGTAAAAAGGAGAACAAATACTACATCCCCCAGGCTCTGTACAATAAGACGCACTACCCTCCGTATGCAGGTGGAGGGGGGTTTCTGATGGACGGGACCCTGGCGAGGAGGCTTTACTGGGTGGCAGACACCCTGGAGCTCTACCCCATCGATGACGTCTTCTTGGGCATGTGTCTGGAGGTGCTTCAGGTGACTCCTATAAAACACAACGCCTTTAAGACGTTTGGCTtggtgaaaaataaaagcagtaagTTGAACAGAGAACCTTGCTTCTTTAAGAGCATGATCGTGGTGCACAAGCTGCTCCCGTCAGACCTCATGCACATGTGGAATCTGGTCAACAGTGACCTGGTATGCGCGCAGAAAGTGGAGATCCTATAGCTTGATGGGAACACTGGGTGAGGACAGCACTCGCAAGCTGAGCTGTAACTCGGTGGATACTAGTATGATGCATGAGAGTCCAAGTAAACTCTCTTTTATGTGGAGAGGGACCGTGGACAATATTTGAATTTGCTGTTTCTGTGCAGTAGTGCAATTTTTGGAGGAGTTTCCTCAAAAGTCCAGTAAATTATGCAGTTatacagagattttttttttaaaggttgacTTAGAATTGTGTATTTATATTGGCATTTTGAAGGACTCGCACTGTCAGATTCAGAGACGACAACCAAAGTTGCTGCATCACCGGGTGTGCTAACGAAGA is part of the Epinephelus moara isolate mb chromosome 10, YSFRI_EMoa_1.0, whole genome shotgun sequence genome and harbors:
- the b3gnt7 gene encoding UDP-GlcNAc:betaGal beta-1,3-N-acetylglucosaminyltransferase 7 → MMNNRDRWRVYKRVSVMFFLAVVTLTVVQRGTINMGAPFEFERQAHMDASEGAEPGAALDVKTDFYLGMKGFWKASKRQRHPVPKARASTQQPRITEDSSPRTWDVTSSNCSANLNLSSQDWFKGLEDNFKQFMLYQHCRYFPMLLNHPEKCMGDVYLLMVVKSVATQHDRREVIRKTWGKERVVDGKKIKTLFLLGKSSSVAEKANHQKLVEYEDYIYGDILQWDFLDSFFNLTLKETHFLKWFHIYCPSVRYVFKGDDDVFVSVENIFEYLESSNHGKNLFVGDVIFKAKPIRKKENKYYIPQALYNKTHYPPYAGGGGFLMDGTLARRLYWVADTLELYPIDDVFLGMCLEVLQVTPIKHNAFKTFGLVKNKSSKLNREPCFFKSMIVVHKLLPSDLMHMWNLVNSDLVCAQKVEIL